From Sceloporus undulatus isolate JIND9_A2432 ecotype Alabama chromosome 6, SceUnd_v1.1, whole genome shotgun sequence, one genomic window encodes:
- the TPM1 gene encoding tropomyosin alpha-1 chain isoform X1, translated as MATGLSSLEAVRRKIRSLQEQADAAEERAGRLQRDLDEERALREQAESDVASLNRRIQLVEEELDRAQERLATALQKLEEAEKAADESERGMKVIESRALKDEEKMEIQEIQLKEAKHIAEDADRKYEEVARKLVIIESDLERAEERAELSESKCAELEEELKTVTNNLRSLEAQAEKYSQKEDKYEEEIKVLTDKLKEAETRAEFAERSVTKLEKSIDDLEDELYAQKLKYKAISEELDHALNDMTSI; from the exons ATGGCGACGGGGCTGAGCTCCTTGGAGGCTGTGAGGCGCAAGATCCGCAGCCTCCAAGAGCAAGCCGATGCGGCCGAGGAACGAGCCGGTCGCCTTCAACGGGACCTGGACGAGGAACGGGCGTTACGCGAGCAG GCTGAGAGCGATGTAGCTTCCTTGAACAGGCGTATCCAGCTGGTAGAGGAAGAGTTGGATCGGGCCCAGGAGCGTCTGGCCACTGCCTTGCAGAAACTGGAGGAAGCCGAGAAGGCCGCAGATGAGAGCGAAAG AGGTATGAAGGTCATTGAGAGCAGAGCCCTGAAGGATGAGGAGAAGATGGAAATCCAGGAGATCCAACTCAAAGAAGCCAAGCACATCGCTGAGGACGCCGACCGCAAGTATGAAGAG GTGGCTCGTAAGCTGGTGATCATTGAGAGCGACCTGGAGCGCGCTGAGGAACGGGCTGAACTTTCAGAAAG CAAATGTGCTGAACTTGAAGAGGAATTGAAAACTGTGACCAACAATCTGAGGTCGCTGGAAGCTCAGGCGGAGAAG TACTCCCAAAAGGAAGACAAATATGAAGAGGAAATCAAAGTCCTTACTGACAAACTGAAGGAG GCTGAGACCCGCGCTGAGTTTGCAGAGAGGTCAGTAACCAAGCTGGAGAAGAGCATTGACGATCTAGAAG ATGAGTTGTATGCTCAGAAACTCAAGTACAAAGCCATCAGCGAGGAGCTGGACCACGCTCTCAATGACATGACTTCCAT ATAA